The following coding sequences lie in one Mycobacterium sp. Z3061 genomic window:
- a CDS encoding lipid-transfer protein, with protein sequence MSGTLPGAAAIVGIGQTEFSKESGRSELQLACEAVSAALDDAGLAPSDVDGMVTFTMDSSDEIDIARNVGIGDLSFFSRVHHGGGAAAGTVVHAAMAVATGVADVVVCWRAFNERSGFRFGGSGRTDLGTPLFMAHYAPFGLLTPAAWVAMHAQRYMSTYGVTNEDFGRIAVVDRAHAARNADAWFYERPITLEDHQNSRWIIEPVLRLLDCCQESDGGVALVITSAERARDLRQPPAVITAAAQGAAANGEMMTSYYRDDITGLPEMGVVAERLWRDSGLKPADIQTAFIYDHFTPFVFTQLEELGFCGRGEAKDFATIERLSLGGEFPINTNGGLLGEAYIHGMNGITEGVRQIRGTSYNQVQNVEHVLVTSGTGVPTSGLILAGAD encoded by the coding sequence ATGAGCGGAACCCTGCCCGGCGCGGCCGCCATCGTGGGCATCGGCCAGACGGAGTTCTCCAAGGAATCCGGGCGCAGTGAACTGCAATTGGCGTGCGAAGCGGTCAGCGCCGCGCTCGACGACGCCGGTCTGGCTCCCAGCGACGTCGACGGCATGGTCACCTTCACCATGGACTCCAGCGACGAGATCGACATCGCCCGCAACGTCGGCATCGGCGACCTGAGCTTCTTCAGCCGGGTTCACCACGGCGGCGGCGCGGCGGCGGGCACCGTCGTGCATGCGGCGATGGCGGTCGCGACCGGCGTTGCCGACGTGGTGGTGTGCTGGCGCGCCTTCAATGAGCGCTCCGGCTTCCGTTTCGGCGGCAGCGGCCGCACCGACCTGGGGACCCCGCTGTTCATGGCGCATTACGCGCCGTTCGGACTGCTCACCCCGGCGGCGTGGGTGGCGATGCACGCCCAGCGCTATATGTCGACCTACGGGGTCACCAACGAAGATTTCGGGCGCATCGCCGTCGTCGACCGTGCGCACGCCGCCCGCAATGCCGACGCGTGGTTCTACGAACGCCCGATCACGCTGGAGGACCATCAGAATTCGCGCTGGATCATCGAACCGGTGCTGCGCCTACTGGATTGCTGCCAGGAGAGCGACGGTGGTGTCGCGCTGGTGATCACCAGCGCCGAGCGCGCGCGGGACCTGCGCCAGCCCCCGGCCGTCATCACCGCGGCCGCCCAGGGCGCGGCGGCCAACGGCGAGATGATGACGAGTTACTACCGCGACGACATCACCGGGCTGCCCGAGATGGGCGTCGTCGCCGAGCGGCTGTGGCGCGACTCGGGCCTCAAGCCCGCCGACATCCAGACCGCGTTCATCTACGACCACTTCACCCCATTCGTGTTCACCCAACTGGAAGAGCTGGGCTTCTGCGGCCGGGGCGAGGCGAAGGATTTCGCCACCATCGAAAGGCTCTCGCTGGGTGGCGAATTCCCGATCAACACCAACGGCGGGTTGCTCGGCGAGGCGTACATCCACGGCATGAACGGCATCACCGAAGGCGTTCGTCAGATCCGGGGCACGTCCTACAACCAGGTGCAGAATGTCGAACACGTTCTGGTCACCTCTGGCACGGGTGTGCCCACCAGCGGCCTCATCCTGGCCGGCGCCGACTAG
- a CDS encoding TetR/AcrR family transcriptional regulator: MTQAPTGTDTRELILDAAYACFRQHGLLKTTIVDIAREANVSRSTIYEYFRDKGAILEACAEHASEQFYREMSRAMARGGSLEEKLCNAAVFVTQARRAIASEEYFDEDAISLLLTKDAAVLLRECIDFFAPYLSAAKLTGEVRKDLDVHSAGEWFARILFSLFSTASPVRDMDDPAVVAEFVSAFAVRGFASERPVRGASRPR; encoded by the coding sequence ATGACTCAAGCGCCCACTGGGACCGATACGCGCGAACTCATCCTCGATGCCGCGTATGCGTGTTTCCGTCAGCACGGGCTGCTGAAGACGACGATCGTCGACATCGCGCGGGAGGCCAACGTCTCGCGAAGCACGATCTACGAGTACTTCCGGGACAAGGGGGCGATCCTGGAGGCCTGCGCCGAGCACGCCTCCGAGCAGTTCTACCGGGAGATGTCCCGCGCCATGGCCCGCGGCGGTTCACTGGAGGAGAAACTCTGCAACGCAGCGGTTTTCGTCACCCAGGCGCGGCGCGCCATCGCCTCTGAGGAGTACTTTGACGAAGACGCGATCAGCCTGCTGCTCACCAAGGACGCCGCGGTGTTGCTGCGCGAATGCATCGACTTCTTCGCGCCCTATCTCTCAGCTGCCAAGCTCACCGGCGAGGTACGAAAAGACCTCGATGTGCATTCGGCCGGAGAATGGTTCGCGCGCATCCTGTTCTCGTTGTTCAGCACCGCATCGCCGGTGCGGGACATGGACGACCCTGCCGTGGTCGCCGAGTTCGTCAGCGCTTTCGCGGTGCGCGGCTTCGCCAGCGAGCGTCCGGTCCGCGGCGCGTCCCGACCACGCTGA
- a CDS encoding proline dehydrogenase yields the protein MSGVFAHTLRPAMLAASRADRLRHVVERSALTQRVVRRFVPGETLSGVLEVVAALRDSGRSISIDYLGENVADADGAAATVQAYLDLLDALGRRDDRMFDGVRPLEVSLKLSALGQSLDRDGQKIALDNARTICERAEAVGAWVTVDAEDHTTTDSTLSISGDLRVDFPWLGTVLQAYLRRTPGDCAELASVGARVRLCKGAYDEPASVAYRAAADVTDSYLRCLRVLMAGRGYPMVASHDPAIIDAVPALASEFGCDAYEYQMLYGIRDDEQLRLAGGGNRVRVYVPFGTQWYGYFMRRLAERPANLAFFLRALSTH from the coding sequence ATGTCCGGGGTATTCGCGCACACGCTGCGCCCGGCGATGCTGGCGGCCAGCCGGGCCGACAGGTTGCGGCATGTCGTGGAACGCTCCGCCTTGACGCAACGGGTGGTGCGCCGGTTCGTGCCGGGGGAGACGTTGAGCGGTGTGCTGGAAGTAGTTGCCGCGCTGCGGGATTCCGGTCGCTCCATCAGCATCGACTATCTGGGCGAGAACGTCGCCGACGCCGACGGCGCGGCGGCCACCGTGCAGGCGTACCTCGACCTGCTCGACGCGCTGGGACGCCGTGACGACCGCATGTTCGACGGGGTGCGTCCGCTGGAGGTGTCGCTCAAGCTGTCGGCGCTGGGGCAGTCGCTGGATCGTGACGGCCAGAAGATCGCGCTGGACAATGCCCGCACCATCTGCGAGCGGGCCGAGGCGGTCGGCGCGTGGGTCACCGTGGACGCCGAGGATCACACCACCACCGATTCGACGCTGTCGATCTCGGGCGACCTTCGGGTCGATTTCCCCTGGCTGGGAACGGTGTTGCAGGCTTATCTACGCCGCACGCCCGGTGACTGCGCCGAGTTGGCGTCCGTAGGAGCACGGGTTCGACTGTGCAAGGGCGCCTATGACGAACCGGCTTCGGTGGCCTATCGGGCCGCCGCCGACGTCACCGATTCCTATCTGCGCTGCCTGCGAGTGCTGATGGCCGGCCGCGGGTATCCGATGGTGGCCTCACACGATCCGGCGATCATCGATGCGGTGCCTGCCCTGGCAAGCGAATTCGGCTGCGATGCTTACGAATACCAGATGTTGTACGGTATCCGGGACGACGAGCAGCTGCGGTTAGCGGGCGGTGGCAACCGGGTCAGGGTGTATGTGCCCTTCGGCACGCAGTGGTACGGCTACTTCATGCGGCGACTGGCCGAGCGGCCGGCGAACCTTGCGTTCTTCCTGAGGGCGCTATCGACGCATTGA
- the pruA gene encoding L-glutamate gamma-semialdehyde dehydrogenase: protein MDAITQVPLPANEPVHNYAPKSAERTRLRAALTALADQPIDLPHVIAGEHRMGAGERIDVVQPHRHAATLGTLTNAGHADAVAAIEAACAAKAAWAETPFDERAAVFLRAADLLAGPWRERIAAATMLGQSKSVYQAEIDAPCEQIDFWRFNVAFAQQILAQQPISGPGEWNRSDYRPLDGFVYAITPFNFTSIAANLPTAPALMGNTVIWKPSITQTLSAYLTMQLLEEAGLPPGVINLLTGDGLAVSDVALHDSRLAGIHFTGSTATFQRLWQQVGANIGGYQSYPRLVGETGGKDFVLAHPSARPDVLTTALIRGAFDYQGQKCSAASRAFIAHSVWQRMGDDFLGTAGSLRYGDVTELSNFGGAVIDRRAFTKNVDAIERAKGAAGVTIAVGGEYDDSEGYFVRPTVLLSDDPTDEAFATEYFGPLLAVHVYPDDQYDRILDVIDTGSRYALTGAVIADDRQAVLTAQRRLRFAAGNFYVNDKPTGAVVGRQPFGGSRGSGTNDKAGSPLNLLRWTSARTLKETFVPATDHTYPHMAAD, encoded by the coding sequence ATGGACGCGATCACCCAGGTACCCCTGCCGGCCAACGAGCCGGTTCACAACTACGCACCGAAGTCTGCGGAACGCACTCGCCTGCGCGCCGCACTGACAGCCCTGGCCGACCAACCGATCGACCTGCCGCACGTGATCGCGGGCGAACACCGGATGGGCGCCGGTGAGCGGATCGATGTGGTCCAGCCGCATCGACACGCCGCCACGTTGGGGACGCTGACCAACGCCGGACACGCGGACGCTGTTGCCGCCATCGAGGCGGCCTGTGCCGCCAAAGCAGCGTGGGCGGAAACGCCGTTCGACGAACGCGCCGCGGTGTTCCTGCGGGCGGCCGACCTGCTGGCCGGACCGTGGCGGGAAAGGATCGCGGCCGCCACCATGTTGGGTCAGTCGAAGTCGGTGTATCAGGCCGAAATCGACGCACCGTGCGAGCAGATCGACTTCTGGCGGTTCAATGTCGCATTCGCTCAGCAGATTTTGGCGCAGCAGCCCATCAGTGGGCCGGGGGAGTGGAACCGCAGCGACTACCGGCCGCTGGACGGCTTCGTCTATGCGATCACGCCGTTCAACTTCACCTCCATCGCCGCCAATCTGCCGACTGCTCCGGCGCTGATGGGCAACACGGTGATCTGGAAGCCGTCGATTACGCAGACGCTGTCGGCCTACCTGACCATGCAACTGCTGGAGGAGGCGGGGTTGCCGCCCGGTGTGATCAATCTGCTGACCGGAGACGGGTTGGCGGTATCTGATGTGGCGCTGCATGATTCGCGGCTCGCAGGGATTCACTTCACCGGATCGACGGCGACGTTCCAGCGGCTGTGGCAGCAGGTCGGTGCGAATATCGGTGGTTACCAGAGTTATCCGCGTCTGGTGGGAGAGACGGGTGGAAAGGACTTCGTGTTGGCCCATCCGTCGGCACGTCCGGATGTGTTGACCACGGCCCTGATTCGGGGTGCGTTCGATTACCAGGGGCAGAAATGCTCGGCGGCGTCGCGGGCGTTCATCGCCCACTCGGTGTGGCAGCGGATGGGCGACGATTTCCTGGGCACCGCGGGGTCGCTGCGCTACGGCGACGTCACCGAGCTGTCCAACTTCGGCGGCGCCGTGATCGACCGGCGTGCCTTCACCAAGAACGTCGACGCCATCGAGCGGGCCAAGGGCGCCGCCGGTGTCACTATCGCCGTGGGTGGCGAATACGACGACAGCGAAGGCTATTTCGTGCGCCCCACCGTACTGCTGTCCGACGACCCGACCGATGAGGCGTTCGCCACCGAGTACTTCGGGCCGCTGCTGGCGGTGCACGTGTACCCCGACGACCAGTACGACCGGATACTCGATGTGATCGACACCGGGTCGCGGTACGCGCTGACCGGAGCGGTGATCGCCGACGACCGCCAGGCCGTGCTGACCGCCCAGCGCCGGTTGCGTTTCGCCGCAGGCAATTTCTACGTCAACGACAAGCCGACCGGTGCCGTCGTGGGGCGTCAGCCCTTCGGCGGTTCACGTGGCTCCGGAACCAACGACAAGGCGGGCTCGCCGCTGAACCTGTTGCGCTGGACGTCGGCGCGCACGCTGAAGGAGACGTTCGTGCCGGCGACCGACCACACCTACCCGCATATGGCGGCGGACTGA
- a CDS encoding helix-turn-helix domain-containing protein has translation MAGIALGQLLLALDATMVSLVQAPRGLDLPVASAAMIDTDDVRLGLARAAGSADVFFFVGVTDDDAVRWIGNQVSVPVAVFVKHPSDELVAKAARVGAAVVAVEPQARWERIYQLVNHVLEHHGDRADPHEDSGTDLFGLAQSLADRIHGMVSIEDAQSHVLAYSASSDEADELRRLSILGRAGPPEHLQWIGQWGIFDELRSGGDVVRVKARPELGLRPRLAIGIHRSRPPTFAGTIWVQQGSQPLAEDAEEMLRGAAVLATRIMARLAARPAPHVRQVQQLLGLGQGDPGDLSEYARDLGLPVDGIGAVIGWDTISGSDRQARLADVVALSASAFRRDAQVASNGSRIYALLPRISKTRSVASWVRGTIGALRTELNVELRAAIAAPVHGLAAVAAARAEVDRVLDSAERHPVSFGRVTSLAEARTTVLLDEIVTLIGADERLVDPRVRQLNAQDPVLAETLHAYLDCFGDIAAAASWLQVHPNTVRYRVRRIEKLMSTSLADPDVRLVFSLGLRAIERPAQPAGGRVFRDRHAE, from the coding sequence ATGGCGGGGATCGCGCTCGGTCAGCTACTTCTCGCGCTGGACGCCACCATGGTCAGCCTGGTGCAGGCGCCCCGCGGCCTGGATCTCCCCGTGGCATCAGCCGCGATGATCGACACCGATGATGTCCGGCTGGGCCTGGCACGGGCCGCCGGTTCGGCCGACGTGTTCTTCTTCGTCGGGGTGACCGACGACGACGCGGTGCGCTGGATCGGCAACCAGGTCAGCGTGCCGGTGGCGGTCTTCGTCAAGCACCCCTCCGATGAGTTGGTGGCCAAGGCCGCCAGAGTCGGTGCCGCCGTGGTGGCGGTCGAACCCCAGGCTCGGTGGGAGCGGATCTATCAGCTGGTCAACCACGTCCTCGAGCACCACGGGGACCGTGCCGACCCGCACGAGGACTCCGGGACCGACCTGTTCGGCCTGGCCCAGTCCCTGGCCGACCGCATCCACGGGATGGTCAGCATCGAGGACGCCCAGTCCCATGTACTGGCCTACTCGGCCTCCAGCGACGAGGCCGATGAGTTGCGGCGGCTTTCGATCCTGGGCCGCGCCGGGCCACCGGAGCACCTGCAATGGATCGGCCAGTGGGGCATCTTCGACGAGCTGCGATCCGGTGGCGACGTGGTGCGCGTCAAAGCACGGCCCGAGCTGGGATTGCGCCCGCGGCTGGCCATCGGCATCCATCGGTCGCGCCCGCCCACCTTCGCGGGCACCATCTGGGTGCAGCAGGGTTCGCAGCCACTGGCCGAGGACGCCGAGGAGATGTTGCGGGGCGCCGCGGTGCTGGCCACCCGGATCATGGCCCGGCTGGCGGCCCGGCCGGCCCCGCATGTCCGGCAGGTGCAGCAACTCCTCGGATTGGGTCAGGGCGACCCGGGCGACTTATCCGAGTACGCGCGCGACCTCGGGTTGCCGGTCGACGGAATCGGCGCGGTGATCGGTTGGGACACCATCAGCGGCAGCGACCGTCAGGCCCGGCTTGCCGACGTTGTCGCGTTGAGCGCCAGTGCTTTTCGGCGGGACGCGCAGGTGGCGTCGAACGGTTCCCGCATCTACGCCTTGCTTCCGCGGATCTCGAAGACCCGGTCGGTCGCCTCATGGGTGCGCGGCACGATCGGTGCGCTTCGCACCGAGTTGAACGTCGAATTGCGGGCGGCTATCGCGGCGCCGGTCCATGGTCTGGCCGCCGTGGCCGCTGCTCGTGCCGAGGTGGACCGGGTGCTGGACAGCGCCGAGCGTCACCCGGTCTCATTCGGCCGGGTGACCTCGCTGGCCGAGGCGCGCACCACGGTGCTGCTCGACGAGATCGTCACCCTGATCGGGGCCGACGAACGACTGGTCGACCCGCGGGTACGTCAGCTCAACGCACAGGATCCGGTGCTGGCGGAGACGCTGCACGCCTACCTGGACTGCTTCGGCGACATTGCCGCCGCAGCGAGTTGGCTGCAGGTACATCCCAACACGGTCCGCTACCGGGTTCGGCGAATCGAAAAGCTGATGTCCACCTCCCTGGCCGATCCTGATGTGCGCCTGGTCTTTTCGTTAGGCCTGCGGGCCATCGAGCGGCCGGCCCAGCCCGCGGGCGGGAGAGTATTCCGAGATCGGCACGCGGAGTAG
- a CDS encoding DUF4190 domain-containing protein, giving the protein MTEQPPNYPPPGYPPPAPGGYGAYGYPPPPYVAPRTNALAIASFVAAIAGFFTCGLGSILGLIFGVVGLGQIRRTGEGGRGLAIAGLVVSTLTLAFLVAAFIFGSTHRHDRDEDNYSSLRPFISTEAWPAAAQ; this is encoded by the coding sequence GTGACGGAACAACCGCCCAACTATCCGCCACCGGGATATCCACCACCGGCGCCGGGCGGTTATGGCGCATACGGCTATCCCCCGCCGCCCTATGTGGCGCCGAGGACGAACGCACTGGCAATCGCGTCGTTCGTCGCCGCGATCGCGGGATTCTTCACCTGTGGCCTGGGAAGTATCCTCGGCCTGATATTCGGCGTGGTGGGGCTCGGCCAGATCAGGCGGACCGGTGAAGGCGGTCGCGGTCTGGCGATTGCCGGCCTCGTGGTCAGTACCCTGACATTGGCTTTCCTGGTCGCCGCGTTCATCTTCGGGTCGACCCACCGGCACGACCGCGACGAGGACAATTACAGTTCCCTGCGCCCGTTTATCAGTACCGAAGCGTGGCCCGCAGCGGCGCAATAG
- a CDS encoding trehalose 2-sulfotransferase, producing MADHPSSYLVLASQRSGSTLLVESLRATGVAGEPQEFFQYLPTTSQSPQPREWFAGVEDESILKLLDPLDEGKPDLAPAEIWRDYIRTVGRTPNGVWGGKLMWNQTPLLLDRVSGLKERSGEGLLAAIRDVVGEDPLLIHIHRPDVVSQAVSFWRAVQTRVWRGRPDPVRDARATYHAGAIAHVVRMLQAQEEGWKAWFAEENVKPIEISYPVLWRNLTEVVGDILEQLGLDRRLAPEPVLQRQADQRSDEWVDRYRADAEREGLPT from the coding sequence GTGGCCGATCATCCGTCGTCGTATCTGGTGCTGGCATCCCAGCGCAGCGGCAGCACCCTGCTGGTCGAATCGCTGCGTGCGACCGGTGTGGCCGGCGAGCCTCAGGAGTTCTTCCAATACCTGCCTACCACCAGCCAGTCCCCGCAACCGCGTGAGTGGTTCGCCGGGGTCGAGGACGAGTCGATCCTGAAGCTGTTGGATCCGCTGGACGAGGGCAAGCCCGACCTCGCGCCGGCCGAGATCTGGCGTGACTACATCCGCACCGTCGGCCGCACGCCCAACGGGGTGTGGGGCGGCAAGCTGATGTGGAATCAGACCCCGCTGCTGCTGGACCGGGTCTCGGGTCTCAAAGAGCGGTCCGGCGAAGGACTGCTGGCCGCGATCCGGGACGTGGTCGGCGAGGATCCGCTGCTGATTCACATCCACCGGCCCGACGTGGTGTCGCAGGCCGTGTCGTTCTGGCGGGCGGTGCAGACCCGGGTGTGGCGAGGTAGGCCGGACCCGGTGCGCGACGCACGAGCCACCTACCACGCCGGCGCCATCGCGCACGTGGTGAGAATGCTGCAGGCGCAGGAGGAGGGCTGGAAGGCCTGGTTCGCCGAAGAGAACGTCAAACCTATCGAGATCTCCTATCCCGTGCTGTGGCGCAATCTGACTGAAGTGGTCGGCGACATCCTCGAGCAACTCGGCCTGGACCGGCGACTGGCACCCGAGCCGGTGCTGCAACGCCAGGCCGACCAGCGCTCCGACGAGTGGGTGGACCGCTACCGGGCGGACGCCGAAAGAGAGGGACTGCCAACGTGA
- the cysD gene encoding sulfate adenylyltransferase subunit CysD — protein sequence MTRAIDTTHVDELRLLEAEAVHIIREVVAELERPVLLFSAGKDSIVLLRLAEKAFRPLPLPFPVMHVDTGHNFPEVIEFRDRRVTGQGHKLIVASVQESIDKGRVPDPGPTASRNRAQTRTLLDALEEGGFDAAFGGARRDEERARAKERILSFRDEFGQWDPRAQRPEPWTLYNGRIKKGEQVRVFPLSNWTELDVWRYIELENLEIPSIYYAHEREVFQRDGILLAVSEYASPQDGETAAVEWVRYRTVGDLTITGAVRSEATDITRVISEISAATVSERGETRADDRTSAAAMEDRKREGYF from the coding sequence ATGACCCGAGCGATAGACACCACACACGTCGACGAATTGCGCCTACTCGAAGCCGAGGCGGTGCACATCATCCGCGAAGTCGTCGCCGAGCTGGAGCGACCGGTTCTGCTCTTTTCGGCCGGTAAGGACTCGATCGTCCTACTTCGGTTGGCGGAGAAGGCTTTTCGGCCGTTGCCACTGCCCTTCCCGGTGATGCACGTGGACACCGGGCACAACTTCCCCGAGGTGATCGAGTTCCGCGACCGCCGGGTGACCGGACAGGGGCACAAGTTGATCGTCGCGTCGGTGCAGGAGTCCATCGACAAGGGCCGCGTGCCCGACCCCGGGCCGACCGCCTCGCGCAACCGGGCCCAGACCCGCACGCTGCTCGACGCGCTCGAAGAGGGCGGTTTCGACGCGGCTTTCGGCGGCGCCCGCCGCGATGAAGAACGCGCCCGGGCCAAGGAACGGATCCTGAGCTTCCGCGACGAGTTCGGCCAGTGGGATCCGCGGGCCCAGCGCCCCGAGCCCTGGACCCTCTACAACGGCCGGATCAAGAAGGGCGAGCAGGTCCGGGTGTTCCCATTGAGCAACTGGACCGAGCTCGACGTCTGGCGTTACATCGAGCTGGAAAACCTTGAGATACCGTCGATCTACTACGCCCATGAACGCGAGGTGTTCCAGCGGGACGGCATTCTGCTGGCGGTGTCGGAGTATGCCAGCCCGCAGGACGGCGAAACCGCCGCCGTGGAGTGGGTGCGCTACCGCACCGTCGGCGACCTGACCATCACCGGGGCGGTGCGTTCGGAGGCCACCGACATCACCCGCGTCATCAGCGAGATCTCGGCGGCCACGGTGTCCGAGCGCGGCGAGACCCGCGCCGACGACCGCACGTCGGCCGCCGCGATGGAAGACCGCAAGCGAGAGGGATACTTCTGA
- the cysC gene encoding adenylyl-sulfate kinase: MTVEDQLAPTKGVTRQLLRIATAGSVDDGKSTLIGRLLHDTDSLPLDHLEAVTDEEGIADLAALSDGLRAEREQGITIDVAYRFFSTEKRSYILADTPGHERYTRNMFTGASNAHVAILLVDARAGVLRQTRRHARIAKLLGIKHFVAAVNKIDLIDFDQDGFAKVEEELGHVAARLGEVDLTVIPLAAKLGDNVVHRSENTPWYTGPTLLDYLENVELVAPQAEASWLRLPVQWVSRPTAEVRRRYTGRLAAGTLSVGDPVISLPAGTRSTVTALDTLDEDRTTAVAPLSVSIELADDIDVGRGDVFISGAEDAVPPVLARELDAIVCWFVDSPLRAGDRLALKQTTKSVRATVQELHSRLDPETLDELDGPVELVLNDIGTVTLRTSSVIIADPYDENRDSGAFILIDETTNDTVGAGTIVEAREVKPGTHQRTDIRWHPSALDRKHRWTATGQPGATIWFTGLPASGKSTVAVAVERALVESGRVAYLLDGDNLRHGLSDDLGFSPGDRTENIRRVGHLTRLLADAGVVALASLVSPLKSDRETARALSEAAKLPFLEVHVATSLSECEKRDPKGLYARARSGELKGLTGVDAPYEPPENPDLVLDTTNADIDELAAQVISLLNEVSPRPPR; this comes from the coding sequence ATGACCGTCGAGGATCAGCTCGCACCGACCAAAGGTGTTACGCGTCAACTGCTGCGGATCGCCACCGCGGGATCGGTGGACGACGGCAAGAGCACGTTGATCGGCAGGCTGCTGCACGACACCGACAGCCTGCCACTGGATCACCTGGAGGCGGTCACCGACGAGGAGGGCATCGCCGACCTCGCGGCGCTGTCCGACGGTCTGCGCGCCGAGCGCGAGCAGGGCATCACCATCGACGTCGCCTACCGCTTCTTCTCCACCGAGAAGCGCAGCTACATCCTGGCCGACACCCCCGGCCACGAGCGCTACACCCGCAACATGTTCACGGGTGCCTCCAACGCGCACGTGGCGATCCTGCTCGTCGATGCGCGCGCCGGCGTGCTGCGTCAGACCCGCAGACATGCGCGCATCGCAAAACTGCTGGGCATCAAGCACTTCGTCGCCGCGGTCAACAAGATCGACCTCATCGACTTCGACCAGGACGGCTTCGCCAAAGTCGAGGAAGAACTGGGCCACGTCGCGGCGCGGCTCGGCGAGGTCGACCTGACGGTGATCCCGCTGGCCGCCAAGCTCGGCGACAACGTCGTACATCGCTCGGAGAACACGCCGTGGTACACCGGGCCCACCCTGCTGGATTATCTGGAGAACGTCGAACTGGTGGCCCCGCAAGCCGAGGCGTCGTGGCTGCGGCTGCCCGTGCAGTGGGTGTCGCGGCCCACCGCGGAGGTGCGCCGCCGCTACACCGGCCGGCTCGCCGCGGGGACGCTGAGCGTCGGCGACCCGGTGATCTCGCTGCCGGCCGGCACCCGCTCCACCGTGACCGCCCTGGACACCCTCGACGAGGACCGAACGACAGCCGTTGCACCGCTTTCGGTTTCGATCGAGCTCGCCGACGATATCGATGTGGGCCGGGGTGACGTCTTCATCAGCGGCGCCGAAGACGCGGTGCCCCCGGTGCTGGCTCGTGAGCTTGACGCGATCGTGTGCTGGTTCGTCGATTCCCCGCTGCGGGCCGGGGACCGCCTGGCCCTCAAGCAGACCACCAAGAGCGTGCGGGCGACCGTTCAGGAGTTGCACTCGCGACTCGACCCGGAGACACTCGACGAGCTCGACGGTCCAGTTGAGTTGGTACTCAACGACATCGGCACAGTGACGCTGCGCACCAGCTCGGTCATCATCGCCGATCCCTACGACGAGAACCGGGACAGCGGCGCCTTCATCCTGATCGACGAGACCACCAACGACACCGTCGGCGCCGGCACCATCGTCGAGGCCCGCGAGGTCAAGCCGGGAACCCACCAGCGCACCGACATCCGTTGGCACCCCTCGGCTCTGGACCGCAAGCACCGCTGGACCGCCACCGGCCAGCCGGGCGCGACGATCTGGTTCACCGGCCTGCCGGCATCGGGCAAATCGACCGTCGCGGTGGCCGTCGAGCGCGCACTGGTCGAATCGGGCCGGGTGGCCTACCTGCTCGACGGCGACAACCTGCGCCACGGCCTGTCCGACGACCTCGGCTTCTCCCCGGGCGACCGGACCGAGAACATCAGGCGGGTAGGACATTTGACGCGGCTGTTGGCTGATGCGGGCGTGGTGGCGCTGGCATCGCTGGTGTCGCCGCTGAAGTCCGACCGCGAGACCGCCCGTGCCCTCAGCGAAGCGGCCAAACTGCCGTTCCTGGAAGTGCATGTCGCCACCTCGCTGTCCGAGTGCGAAAAGCGGGACCCCAAAGGCCTTTACGCGCGGGCCCGCAGCGGCGAACTCAAGGGCCTGACCGGAGTCGATGCGCCCTACGAGCCACCGGAGAATCCCGACCTGGTGCTGGACACCACCAACGCCGATATCGACGAACTGGCTGCTCAGGTCATCAGCCTGCTCAACGAGGTGAGTCCCCGGCCGCCGCGGTAG